The following are encoded together in the Lepidochelys kempii isolate rLepKem1 chromosome 7, rLepKem1.hap2, whole genome shotgun sequence genome:
- the KCNIP2 gene encoding A-type potassium channel modulatory protein KCNIP2 isoform X1 has translation MERQRGGRVRALHRLPSPRGAGTAAGTDQVQPQGAAGPVPGFKNECPTGLVNEENFKQIYSQFFPQGDSGTYATFLFNAFDTDRDGSISFEDFVAGLSVILRGTIDDRLSWAFNLYDLNKDGCITKEEMLDIMKSIYDMMGKYTYPAMREEAPQEHVENFFQKMDRNKDGVVTIEEFIESCQKDENIMRSMQLFDNVI, from the exons ACAGCGTGGAGGACGAGTTCGAGCTCTCCACCGTCTGCCATCGCCCCGAGGGGCTGGAACAGCTGCAGGAACAGACCAAGTTCAGCCGCAAGGAGCTGCAGGTCCTGTACCGGGCTTCAAGAAC GAATGCCCGACTGGCCTCGTTAACGAAGAGAACTTCAAACAGATCTACTCCCAGTTCTTCCCGCAGGGAG ATTCTGGCACGTATGCCACTTTCCTCTTCAATGCATTCGACACCGACCGTGACGGCTCTATCAGCTTTGAG GACTTTGTGGCTGGTTTGTCCGTGATTCTCCGAGGCACCATAGATGACCGGCTCAGCTGGGCTTTCAACCTCTATGACCTGAACAAAGACGGCTGCATCACCAAAgag GAAATGCTGGACATCATGAAGTCCATCTACGACATGATGGGCAAATACACGTACCCGGCCATGCGGGAGGAGGCCCCCCAGGAGCACGTGGAGAACTTTTTCCAG AAGATGGACCGGAATAAGGACGGGGTGGTCACAATCGAGGAGTTCATCGAGTCGTGTCAGAAG GACGAGAACATCATGAGATCCATGCAGCTCTTCGACAACGTGATCTAG